The following are encoded together in the Bactrocera neohumeralis isolate Rockhampton chromosome 6, APGP_CSIRO_Bneo_wtdbg2-racon-allhic-juicebox.fasta_v2, whole genome shotgun sequence genome:
- the LOC126761217 gene encoding immediate early response 3-interacting protein 1, with protein sequence MFTLWTLVEASLLCLNAVCVLHEERFLAKFGWGAQASHMQEFGQPTAKAQILNLVRSIRTVAKIPLIFLNVLAILIKLILG encoded by the exons ATGTTTACCTTATGGACACTTGTGGAGGCCTCTTTACTATGCCTAAATGCAGTATGTGTGTTGCACGAGGAACGCTTTTTGGCCAAGT TTGGTTGGGGTGCACAAGCCTCTCATATGCAGGAATTTGGACAGCCCACAGCGAAAGCTCAAATTTTAAATCTGGTTAGGTCCATTCGCACCGTCGCAAAGA taCCACTTATATTCCTTAATGTGCTTGCGATATTAATAAAGCTGATACTTGGATAA